Within Lolium rigidum isolate FL_2022 chromosome 5, APGP_CSIRO_Lrig_0.1, whole genome shotgun sequence, the genomic segment ATCAACTTAGCTAGACAAGGCCATGAAGCAGATATTGATTCTCCAACAGTTGTGCGGCAGCTGGCATCTTATAACTCTACGCCAAACCAGTCCCAAAGGTGGCATCCTTCAGATGATGAGAGTGATGGCCTCAATTATGCTGATTCTGTGTTTGACGAGCTTGAATCAAACATCAGTTTTGGCGGGGAGTCAGATATTTCTCTAGATCGGCATAGCATGATTGGAAGAGAGATTGCTGTTCAACTTGACAACGAGAGCTACATGAACACAGATACAGATATTGATCCCATGAATGCTGGAATGGATCAGTGGGATTCAGATGACCAAGAAGATGAAGATGTGCAACTGGAAGAATCTGATTTTGATGAAGCAGTCAACACAGTGCAGCAGCAATCACGTGGCATTGGCCCAAGTGAATTGACCGGGTGGGAATCTGAAGATGGGCCATGGACTTGGAGAATGAATGTTAATCGAAGAGCAAATGTGATCAACTTGATGGCAGAAATGGAAGGGCCAGATATAACGACACCTTTTGTGGGGAATCCTGGTGATTACGCTGATGCAAGACAGTTTGAGATGATTCTTCAACAATTTGCTGAGGACAACAATTCCAGAAGAGGAGCTCCACCTGCAGCgacatcctttgttggaaatctTCCATCTCTGATTATCTCCACAAGGCACACGGCAGATGGTGGTGTCATCTGTCCAGTCTGCAAAGACTTGATGCCCATCGAAACTAGAGCAAAACAGCTACCATGCATGCATCTGTATCATTCGTCGTGCATCTTGCCGTGGCTTAGTTCTAGGAATACATGTCCAGTTTGCCGATATGAACTTCCTACAGATGATCCAGAATTTGAGAGGTCTAAGCGAGCCACAATCAATGAAAGAGATGTCCATGGGGTGGAGGAACACACTCATGTGCAGGAAATTGTTGAAGAATTTTTTGATGAAACAGAGGCTGAAGAAACTCACTATACAGCTGGTGGTGCAGTGGAAGTGACTAATACAAGTGAACATGGTATTCATGTTGCAGAGCAGTCAAACAGAGCACGCAACCGCAGTAGATGGCTGTTCATGGCAGCTGCTCCAGTAGTAAGCTTTGTTGGTTTAGCTATAGTTTTGTGCTTTGCAAACCCTACTAGTAGTGGTAGAAGGCGACTGTGCCGTGGATCTCAGAGTTCCTCTGCAGGACATGTAGATACCAAAAGAAGTTGGTGGTCCATGTTCTAGATATCCAGTACATGTATGCCTATACTAAATATACTGTGTGATGGCACACGTGTGTTGGCAGTGCCCCATAACAAGTTTGATTTGAAATTTCGGTCAATGTGATCAGTGATGCGATCCATTGAGTTGTCCTTGTAACCGAGCTCAAAAACCATAAGTTCTTCACCAGTTTGCTCAGTTCAGCAATGTGTATTGGTGCTTGCTGTTATTCAACTGCTAATTGGGATTGGATGTCCTATGCTTCATTTTGCTGTAACTGTAATTAGATCTCTGCTtcaagattcaacccatgtgtcagcAGCCTGGAGCCTCAAGATGCCTCCAGTTCGCCTCCTGTTAGAAATTTACCCAGTGCATGGTGGTGAGGTAATTCTTCTACTATTAGTCCCTCATGTACAGGTATTCTGTTTGTTTTCCTGAAGTTGAGCTCTTGGCTAGCTAAACTAGCAGCTTGCAGCATGAGTGTATGCC encodes:
- the LOC124653603 gene encoding uncharacterized protein LOC124653603; amino-acid sequence: MPMPGNQTQSSDYELPDAQCLVCTRPFTLDTEVTNSFEALAICRECKATVSNDSGRDVTTSSNQQRRQRRWRSRTPSLDSSEDAFSQQFSQVINLARQGHEADIDSPTVVRQLASYNSTPNQSQRWHPSDDESDGLNYADSVFDELESNISFGGESDISLDRHSMIGREIAVQLDNESYMNTDTDIDPMNAGMDQWDSDDQEDEDVQLEESDFDEAVNTVQQQSRGIGPSELTGWESEDGPWTWRMNVNRRANVINLMAEMEGPDITTPFVGNPGDYADARQFEMILQQFAEDNNSRRGAPPAATSFVGNLPSLIISTRHTADGGVICPVCKDLMPIETRAKQLPCMHLYHSSCILPWLSSRNTCPVCRYELPTDDPEFERSKRATINERDVHGVEEHTHVQEIVEEFFDETEAEETHYTAGGAVEVTNTSEHGIHVAEQSNRARNRSRWLFMAAAPVVSFVGLAIVLCFANPTSSGRRRLCRGSQSSSAGHVDTKRSWWSMF